The following DNA comes from Nocardia sp. XZ_19_385.
CGGTGGACGGCGACGGCGGCCACGAGCAGCCCGACGGTCAGGTCGGCGAGATCTGGCTGCACGGCAACAACATGGGCATCGGTTACTGGGCTCGCCCGGACGAGACCGCCGCGACCTTCGAGAACAAGATCAGCAAGCGGAACCCCGAGGACAGCCACGCCGAGGGCACCCCGGAAGACGCCAACTGGATGCGCACCGGCGACTACGGCGTGTACTTCGAAGGCGAGCTATATATCACCGGCCGCGTCAAGGACCTGGTGATCGTCGACGGACGCAACCACTACCCGCAGGACCTCGAGTTCTCGGCGCAGGAAGCCTCCACCGCGCTGCGCCCGGGTTTCGTGGCCTCGTTCTCGGTGCCCGCCAACCAGCTGCCCGCCGAGGTCTTCGCGCAGGGCAGCCACTCGGGCCTGAAGTTCGACGCCGACGACGCCTCCGAGCAACTGGTGATCGTGGCCGAGCGTGGCCCCGGCGCCGGCAAGGCCGACCCGCTGCCGATCGCCGACGCGGTCCGCGCGGCGGTGTCGCAGCGCCACGGTGTCACCGTGCGCGACGTGCTGCTGGTGCCCGCGGGTTCCATCCCGCGTACCTCCAGCGGCAAGATCGCCCGGCGCGCCTGCAAGGCCGCATATCTGGAGGGCACGCTGCGGGGCGGTTACACCCAGCAGGCGTTCCCCGACGCACCGGATGCCGAGTAGATCGCCGGACCACTTGCCCGAAGAGGATGAGCCCGGCCGCCGATCGACGACGCTCGGCACCGGCTTCACCCCGCGGGCGCTTTGGGGGTTGGCAGTCGGCGACTCCGGCGGGGCGGGTAAGTAATGTGCTTGGCAAGTCGCTCGTAATCCACGCCCGGGCGACTGCGCGCGGGGTAACAGCCGGGCGTCAATTCGCGGCGCGCCCGGTACGCAGACAGGTAGCTTGAGGAATTGATGGCTGACAACGAGGGCACACCCACCCAGACGACCGACGCCGCCGAAATCCCGGCGGTCCCGGAGACCGCCGCACCTGCCAAGGATGCGGTGAACCCGGATATCTCGGTGGCGGAACTGCGAGAGTGGTTGCGGCGCTGGGTATCCGAGGCGACCGGTCAACCGCTGGAGAACATCACGGTGGATCGGCCGATGGAGGAATTCGGGCTGGCCTCGCGGGACGCGCTCGCGCTCGGTGGTGACATCGAAGAGCTCACCGGTGTGGTGCTCAACGCCACCGTCGTCTATCAGCATCCGACCATCGGCTCGCTGGCCGAGGTTGTCGTCAACGGTGTGCCGGAGTTGCCAGAGGACTCAGTCGCCGACGACGCGTTCTACGCGGGCTACACCCCGGGCGAAGCGCATGACATCGCCATCGTCGGTCTGTCCACGCGTCTGCCCGGCGCAGGCAATACTCCCGAATCGACCTGGGATTTCCTGATCGGCCGTGGCGACGGCATCAGGGAGCTGCCGGAAGGCCGCTGGGAAGAGTTCACCGCGGACCCGGGCGTCAAGCAGATCGTCGAGGAGTCCAACACCCTCGGCGGCTACCTCGATCAGGACGTGATCAAGGGCTTCGACGCGGAGTTCTTCGCGATGTCGCCGGTCGAGGTCGAGCGGGTCGACCCGCAGCAGCGCCTGATGATGGAGCTGACCTGGGAAGCCTTGGAGCACGCCCGGATTCCGGCGAGCGACCTCCGGGGCGAAGCCGTCGGCATGTTCGTCGGCTCGTCCACCAGTGACTTCCAGCTGATCGCCGCGCTCGGCCTCGGTGACATCGACCCGAACGTGCCGATCTCGGCGGAGGCCTACGCCCTGCTGGGCGCGTCCACCGGCATCATCGCCAACCGCGTCTCCTACTTCTTCGACTTCCGCGGCCCGTCGATCACCATCGACACCGCCTGCTCCTCGACCATCGTCGCGGTGCACCAGGCCGTGCGCGCGCTGCGCGACGGCGACGCCGACCTGGCGCTGGCCGGTGGCGTGAACATGATTCTGGCGCCGGTCGCGACCCTCGGATTCGAGAAGAACGGCGCGGTCGCGAAAGACGGTCATATCAAGGCCTTCTCGTCCGACGCCGACGGCATGGTGCGCTCCGAGGGCGCGGGCCTGGTGGTGCTCAAGCGCCTGGCCGACGCCGAGCGCGACGGCGACAATATCCTCGCCGTGATCAAGGGCTCCGCGGTCAACAGCGACGGCCGCTCCAACGGCCTGTTCGCGCCGAACCCGGAGGCGCAGGCCGATGTGCTGCGCCGCGCCTACCGTGACGCGGGCATCAAGCCGTCCACCGTCGACTACATCGAGGCGCACGGCACCGGCACCCCGATCGGCGACCCGATCGAGGCCGAGGCGCTCGGCCGGGTGATCGGCCGCGGCCGCGATGCCGACAAGCCCGCGCTGCTGGGTTCGGCGAAGACCAACTTCGGTCACCTGGAGTCCGGTGCCGGCGCGGCCAGCCTGGCCAAGGTCGTGATGTCGTTCCAGCACAACGTCATTCCGCCGAACCTCGGCTACGCGGGCCCGAGCCCGTTCATCCCGTTCGAGCAGGCGCACCTGAAGGTTGTCGACCAGCCGACCGAGTACCCGCGCTACAGCGGCACCGCCACCGTCGGTATCTCCGGTTTCGGCTTCGGCGGCACCAACGCGCACGTCGTGCTGCAGGAATACAAGCCGACGCCGGTCGTGCCCGCCGCCGAACGCGACGAGGACATCGACGCCGAAGTCTCGAGCACCGATGTGGTGGCCGAGGCCACCGCGATCGCCGCCGACGCCGTGCCGGAGCCGGAATGGACCGATCGGGAGGAGCCGCTGCCGGTCATCCTCGCGGTATCGGGCTATCTGCCCTCGCGCCGCCGCCGGGCCGCACAGGAACTGGCCGACTGGCTCGAAGCCGATGGCAAGGATGTGCCGCTGGAAGACGTGGCTCGGTCCCTCGCCAAGCGCAGCCACTGGCGGTCGCGCGGCGTGGTGATCGCCAAGGACAATGAGGAAGCGGTCGCCGGTTTGCGTGCGATCGCCGCGGGCAAGCCGGGCAACGGGGTCTTCACCGTCGACGCTCCGGCCGCACGGGGTCCGCTGTGGGTGATGGCCGGTTTCGGTGCCCAGCACCGCAAGATGGGCAAGCAGCTCTACACCGAGAACCGGATCTTCCGCGCGACCGTCGACAAGATCGACGAACTCGTCGTCGACGAGGCCGGGTATTCGGTGCGCGAGATGATCCTCGACGATGCCCAGGATTGGGATATCGGCACCGGCCAGGTCGGCACCTTCACCATCCAGGCGGGCTTGGCGGCCATCCTGCGCGCGCACGGCGCGGAGCCGGACGGCGTAGTCGGTCACTCCCAGGGTGAGGTCGCGGGCGCCTACATTTCCGGTGGCCTGCCGCTGGAAGACGCTGTGCGCGTGATCGTTTCGCGCGGCCGGTTGATGGCCGAGGGCGAGCAGATGATCACCGACGACCAGGTGCGCAACATGGCGCTGGTCGAGCTGAGCGCCGAAGACGTCGAGGCGATGCTGCCGGACTTCCCGGAGATCGAGCTCGCGGTGTTCGCCGCGCCCACCAACACCGTGATCGGCGGACCGCCGGATCAGGTGCACGCGATCGTCGCGAAGGTCGAGGAGCAGGGCAAGTTCGCGCGCGTCCTGCAGACCCGCGGCGCCGGCCACACCTCGCAGATGGATGTGCTGCTCGGCGAACTAGCCGCCGAACTGGCCGGTATCGAGCCCACCGCACTGCAGGTCGACCTGTACTCGACCGCGCACAAGAGCGCCGTCTACAAGGCCGGCCACGAGCCGGTGCACAACGAGGACTACTGGGTCACCAATATGCGTGGCTCGGTGTACTTCACCAACGCGATCCGCGCCGCGGTGGACTCCGGCATCACCACATTCCTCGAGCTCGCTCCGAATTCCGTTGCGCTCATGCAGGTTATGGGCACGACGTTCGCGGCGGGTGTGCCCAACGCCGCGCTGATTCCGACCCTGAAGCGCAAGGAAGACGAGTCGGCTGCCGTGATCTCGGCGCTGGCGCAGCTCTACGTCAACGGCCACCGCGTCGACCTGTCGTCGCTGCTGCCCGCCGGTCCCTACGCCGATATTCCGCGAACCACGTTCGTGCGCAAGGAATTCTGGCCCAAGGGCAAGGCGCTCAGCACCGGTTCCGGCAACGCCAAGGTGCCGGGGGCGCACGTGTCGCTGCCCGACGGCCGGCACGTGTGGGAGGTGCAGGCCGCGGCCGTCACCGATCTCGGCGCACTGGTGAACGCGGCTGCCGCGCAGGTGCTTTCGGATGTGCAGGCGGGGGCGTCCTACGCTTACGCGCCCGTTCCGGTGACCGGCACGCTGACCACGACGCTGACTCCGTACCCCGGTGGTGCGGCGGCGCAGGTGCACGCCAAGGAGGGCAACTCCTTCAAGCTGCTGTTCGACGGTGTCGTCACCTCGGGCGCTCCGCTGCCGGAACCCGTTGCGGTGCAGCCGGTTCAGACGGCGACGCCGACCACCGAGGTCGCGGTCGTCGAGAGCTTCGGTGACCGCTGGGATCCGAACGGCAGCCAGAAGCTCGAAGACCGGCTCGCGCTGATCGTCGCCGAGTCCATGGGTTACGCGGTGGAGGACCTCCCGATGGAGATCCCGCTGATGGAGCTCGGGCTGGACTCGCTGATGGCGATGCGCATCAAGAACCGCGTCGAGTACGAATTCGATATCCCGCAGCTGCAGATCCAGGCCGTGCGTGACGCCAACCTGACCGAGGTCGGCAAGGTGCTGCGCTATGCGATCGAGCACCGCGACGAAGTGGCCGCGATCGCCGAGCGGCAGGCCGCGGGCGAAGAGGTGACCATCGACGCGGACTTCGTGAATCAGGCGCGTGCTGCGATGGAGGCGGGCGAGGATCCGGCGGCCATCGCGAAAGCCGCTGCGGTAGAAGCGAAGCAAGATGCGGTCGAGTCCGCGGCTGCGGTGAAGAAGGAAGCGGTCGAGTCCGCTGCTGCGGCGAAGAGGGACGCGGTCGAGTCCGCTGCTGCGGCGAAGAGGGACGCGGTCGAGTCCGCTGCTGCGGCGAAGAAGGAAGCGATCGAGTCCGCGGCGGGTGCACTGGTCGCGGACGCCGCCGTGACGACCGAATCGGCTCCGGTGGCCGGGGACGCTGTCCTCGGCGGCGTGGCCTACGAGGCCGACGAGGACGACGTCCCGCCACGCGACGCCGCCGAGCGCCTGGCCTACGGAACCTGGGCGCTGGTGACCGGCAAGTCCGCGGGCGGCATCTTCAACACCCTGCCGATCCTGGAAGAGGAGGTCGCCGAGAAGATGGCGGCGCGCCTCACTGAGCGGGTGGGTGCGGAAATCACTGTCGACGACGTGCTCGATTGCGAGACCATCGAGGCGCTCGCCGAAATCGTGCGCAACCTGCAGGACAGCGGTGTGGATGTGGATGGTTTCGTGCGCCCGCTGCGCGCTCGGACCGAGGGCTCGAACGCGGTGCCGGTCTTCGTGTTCCACCCGGCCGGTGGCAACACGCTGGTTTACGAACCGCTGTTGAAGAAGCTCCCCGCCGACACCCCCATGTATGGCTTCGAGCGCGTGGACGGCTCCATCGAGGAGCGGGCCCGTGAGTACCTGCCGGAACTGCGCAAGATCCAGGGCGACGGTCCGTACGTGCTGTACGGCTGGTCGTTGGGCGCGGTGCTCGCCCTGCAGGTCGGGCAGTTGCTGCGGGAAGAGGGTGCCGACGTACGCACCATCGGCCTCATCGACCTCGCCCGCACGGTGAAGCCCGAGGACAACAGTCCGGAGGAGCGGGTGCGCCGCATCGAGCGCTACCAGGCCTTCGCCAAGAAGACCTACAACGTGCCGCACGAACTGGATCGTGACCAGCTGGAGGAATTGGCCGCGGCCAGCGACGAAGATCAGTTCAAGATGATCGGTGACCTGGTCAAGCTGAGCGGCGCGAAGATCCCCGGCGGCGTGCTCGAACACCAGCGCACCTCGTGGCTGGAAAACCGTGAGCTGCAGAAGGTTCAGCCGCGCAACTACGACGGCGACGTGGTGCTCTACCTGGCCGACCGCTACCACGACGGCGCGATCGAGTTGGAGCCCCGCTTCGCCGATCGTCTCCCGAACGGCGGCTGGGAGGAGTTCATCCCGAACCTCGAGGTCGTGCACATCCCCGGCGACCACCTGCAGATCGTCGACGAACCGCGCATTGGCAAGATCGGTACCGACCTCGCCGCGAAACTCGCGGAGATCGAGGCGAAGGGAGCCAAGTGAGCACGACTGCCGAGAAGCTCGCCGACCTGCGTCAGCGTTTAGAGCTGGCGCAGGAGCCGACGGGTGAAGCGGGGGTGGCGAAGCGGGCGAAGAAGGGTATCCCCAGCGCCCGCGATCGGATCAACATGCTGTTGGATCCGGGCTCCTTCGTGGAAATCGGTGCGCTCGTGCGCAATCCGAACGACAAGAACGCCCTCTACTCCGACGGCGTGGTCACCGGCCACGGCCTGGTGGACGGGCGTCCGGTCGCTGTCTTCTCGCACGATCAGACCGTGTACGGCGGTTCGGTCGGCGAGATGTTCGGCCGCAAGATCGTCGCCACCATGGAGTTCGCGGCCAAGATCGGTTGCCCGCTGGTGGGCATCAACGACTCCGGCGGCGCCCGCGTGCAGGAGGCTGTCACCTCTTTGCACTGGTACGGCCAATTGGCCAACGCGATGGAGCCGCTGTCCGGGTACATCCCGATGGTCTCGCTGATCCTGGGCAACTGCGCCGGTGGCGCGGTGTACCAGCCGATCTGCACCGATGTCGTGGTCGCCACCGAGGACGCCCACATGTTCGTGACCGGCCCGAAGGTGATTCGCGAGGTCACGGGCGAGGACGTGAGCATCGAAGAACTCGGCGGCGCACGCAGCCAGGCCAGTTACGGCAATATCCATCACGTGGCCGTCGATGAGAAGGCCGCGTTCGAATGGGTGCGGGACTACCTGAGCTATCTGCCGTCGAGCTGCGTGGAGCTGCCCCCGATCGTGAATCCCGGTCTGGAACCGGAGATCACCGACACCGATCTTTCGCTGAACACGCTGGTCCCGGACTCCGACAACGCCGGCTACGACATGCACGAGGTGCTGCTGCGGATCTTCGACGACGGCGCCTTCC
Coding sequences within:
- the pks13 gene encoding polyketide synthase Pks13 (Pks13 is a key enzyme in mycolic acid biosynthesis.); amino-acid sequence: MADNEGTPTQTTDAAEIPAVPETAAPAKDAVNPDISVAELREWLRRWVSEATGQPLENITVDRPMEEFGLASRDALALGGDIEELTGVVLNATVVYQHPTIGSLAEVVVNGVPELPEDSVADDAFYAGYTPGEAHDIAIVGLSTRLPGAGNTPESTWDFLIGRGDGIRELPEGRWEEFTADPGVKQIVEESNTLGGYLDQDVIKGFDAEFFAMSPVEVERVDPQQRLMMELTWEALEHARIPASDLRGEAVGMFVGSSTSDFQLIAALGLGDIDPNVPISAEAYALLGASTGIIANRVSYFFDFRGPSITIDTACSSTIVAVHQAVRALRDGDADLALAGGVNMILAPVATLGFEKNGAVAKDGHIKAFSSDADGMVRSEGAGLVVLKRLADAERDGDNILAVIKGSAVNSDGRSNGLFAPNPEAQADVLRRAYRDAGIKPSTVDYIEAHGTGTPIGDPIEAEALGRVIGRGRDADKPALLGSAKTNFGHLESGAGAASLAKVVMSFQHNVIPPNLGYAGPSPFIPFEQAHLKVVDQPTEYPRYSGTATVGISGFGFGGTNAHVVLQEYKPTPVVPAAERDEDIDAEVSSTDVVAEATAIAADAVPEPEWTDREEPLPVILAVSGYLPSRRRRAAQELADWLEADGKDVPLEDVARSLAKRSHWRSRGVVIAKDNEEAVAGLRAIAAGKPGNGVFTVDAPAARGPLWVMAGFGAQHRKMGKQLYTENRIFRATVDKIDELVVDEAGYSVREMILDDAQDWDIGTGQVGTFTIQAGLAAILRAHGAEPDGVVGHSQGEVAGAYISGGLPLEDAVRVIVSRGRLMAEGEQMITDDQVRNMALVELSAEDVEAMLPDFPEIELAVFAAPTNTVIGGPPDQVHAIVAKVEEQGKFARVLQTRGAGHTSQMDVLLGELAAELAGIEPTALQVDLYSTAHKSAVYKAGHEPVHNEDYWVTNMRGSVYFTNAIRAAVDSGITTFLELAPNSVALMQVMGTTFAAGVPNAALIPTLKRKEDESAAVISALAQLYVNGHRVDLSSLLPAGPYADIPRTTFVRKEFWPKGKALSTGSGNAKVPGAHVSLPDGRHVWEVQAAAVTDLGALVNAAAAQVLSDVQAGASYAYAPVPVTGTLTTTLTPYPGGAAAQVHAKEGNSFKLLFDGVVTSGAPLPEPVAVQPVQTATPTTEVAVVESFGDRWDPNGSQKLEDRLALIVAESMGYAVEDLPMEIPLMELGLDSLMAMRIKNRVEYEFDIPQLQIQAVRDANLTEVGKVLRYAIEHRDEVAAIAERQAAGEEVTIDADFVNQARAAMEAGEDPAAIAKAAAVEAKQDAVESAAAVKKEAVESAAAAKRDAVESAAAAKRDAVESAAAAKKEAIESAAGALVADAAVTTESAPVAGDAVLGGVAYEADEDDVPPRDAAERLAYGTWALVTGKSAGGIFNTLPILEEEVAEKMAARLTERVGAEITVDDVLDCETIEALAEIVRNLQDSGVDVDGFVRPLRARTEGSNAVPVFVFHPAGGNTLVYEPLLKKLPADTPMYGFERVDGSIEERAREYLPELRKIQGDGPYVLYGWSLGAVLALQVGQLLREEGADVRTIGLIDLARTVKPEDNSPEERVRRIERYQAFAKKTYNVPHELDRDQLEELAAASDEDQFKMIGDLVKLSGAKIPGGVLEHQRTSWLENRELQKVQPRNYDGDVVLYLADRYHDGAIELEPRFADRLPNGGWEEFIPNLEVVHIPGDHLQIVDEPRIGKIGTDLAAKLAEIEAKGAK
- a CDS encoding acyl-CoA carboxylase subunit beta, which gives rise to MSTTAEKLADLRQRLELAQEPTGEAGVAKRAKKGIPSARDRINMLLDPGSFVEIGALVRNPNDKNALYSDGVVTGHGLVDGRPVAVFSHDQTVYGGSVGEMFGRKIVATMEFAAKIGCPLVGINDSGGARVQEAVTSLHWYGQLANAMEPLSGYIPMVSLILGNCAGGAVYQPICTDVVVATEDAHMFVTGPKVIREVTGEDVSIEELGGARSQASYGNIHHVAVDEKAAFEWVRDYLSYLPSSCVELPPIVNPGLEPEITDTDLSLNTLVPDSDNAGYDMHEVLLRIFDDGAFHEVGGQVAQNIITGFSRVDGRPVGVVANQPMHYAGALDAAASDKAAHFIRMCDAFEIPLVLVVDTPGFMPGVEQEKIGVIKRGGRFLFAYRAATVPKVTVVVRKAYGGGWAVMGSKALGSDVYLAWPTARIAVMGAESAVSLMGGKQIEAMPEDQRAGMRQQMIDFYNATVATPWLAAERGYLDAVIEPSATRLELRKALKMLQGKKVVSYPRKHHLIPM